From the Lolium rigidum isolate FL_2022 chromosome 2, APGP_CSIRO_Lrig_0.1, whole genome shotgun sequence genome, one window contains:
- the LOC124686999 gene encoding expansin-A24-like: protein MAPAPAIAVALLTFACCGLAVAADTAPIKWLRANATFYGGADAAGTMGGACGYDNLYSAGYGTRTAALSTVLFDDGASCGQCYKIACDRKRADPAFCRPGVTVTVTATNLCPPNDALPNDNGGWCNLPRPHFDMAQPAWEKIGVYKGGIIPVMYQRVPCVKKGGVRFRMLGHDYFNLVTVMNVAGAGSIKSMDIKSSDSNDWLPMSRNWGANWQSGTYLTGKMLSFRVTITDGQTIEFKNVVTGGWKFGQTFASKLQFK, encoded by the exons ATGGCACCAGCTCCAGCTATcgctgtggcgttgctcacgttcGCCTGCTGTGGGCTGGCCGTGGCCGCGGACACGGCACCGATCAAGTGGCTGAGGGCGAACGCGACGTTCTACGGCGGCGCTGACGCCGCTGGCACCATGG GCGGAGCGTGCGGGTATGACAACCTCTACTCGGCGGGGTATGGGACAAGGACGGCGGCGCTGAGCACGGTGCTGTTCGACGACGGCGCATCGTGCGGGCAGTGCTACAAGATCGCGTGCGACCGCAAGCGGGCGGACCCGGCCTTCTGCAGACCCGGAGTCACCGTGACGGTCACGGCCACGAACCTCTGCCCGCCTAACGATGCGCTCCCCAACGACAACGGCGGATGGTGCAACCTTCCAAGGCCGCACTTTGACATGGCGCAGCCGGCCTGGGAGAAGATCGGCGTCTATAAGGGTGGCATCATCCCCGTAATGTACCAGAG GGTTCCATGCGTGAAAAAGGGCGGGGTGCGGTTCAGGATGCTTGGACACGATTACTTCAACCTAGTTACTGTGATGAACGTTGCGGGTGCCGGTTCGATCAAGTCCATGGATATCAAAAGCTCTGATTCAAACGACTGGTTGCCGATGTCCCGTAATTGGGGCGCTAACTGGCAGTCTGGAACCTATCTTACTGGGAAAATGCTCTCCTTCAGAGTTACTATCACGGATGGGCAGACGATCGAGTTCAAAAATGTCGTGACGGGTGGATGGAAATTTGGACAGACATTTGCGAGCAAATTGCAGTTCAAGTGA
- the LOC124687000 gene encoding expansin-A24-like — translation MAPAPAIAIALLTFACCGLAVAADKSPVKWLRANATFYGGADAAGTMGGACGYDNLYSAGYGTRTAALSTVLFDDGASCGQCYKIACDRKRADPAFCKPGVTVTITATNLCPPNDALPNDNGGWCNLPRPHFDMAQPAWEKIGVYKGGIIPVMYQRVPCVKKGGVRFRMLGHDYFNLVTVMNVAGAGSIKSMDIKSSDSNDWLPMSRNWGANWQSGTYLTGKMLSFRVTITDGQTIEFKNVVTGGWKFGQTFASKLQFK, via the exons ATGGCACCAGCTCCAGCTATCGCAATAGCGTTGCTCACGTTCGCCTGCTGTGGGCTGGCCGTGGCCGCGGACAAATCACCGGTCAAGTGGCTGAGGGCGAACGCGACGTTCtacggcggcgccgacgccgccggcACCATGG GCGGAGCGTGCGGGTACGACAACCTCTACTCGGCGGGGTATGGAACGCGGACGGCGGCGCTGAGCACGGTGCTGTTCGACGACGGCGCCTCGTGCGGGCAATGCTACAAGATCGCCTGCGACCGCAAGCGGGCGGACCCAGCCTTCTGCAAACCCGGAGTTACGGTGACGATCACAGCCACGAATCTATGCCCTCCTAACGATGCGCTCCCCAACGACAACGGCGGATGGTGCAACCTTCCGAGGCCGCACTTCGACATGGCGCAACCGGCATGGGAGAAGATTGGCGTCTATAAGGGTGGCATCATCCCCGTAATGTACCAGAG GGTTCCATGCGTGAAGAAGGGCGGGGTGCGGTTCAGGATGCTTGGTCACGATTACTTCAACCTAGTTACTGTGATGAACGTTGCGGGTGCCGGTTCGATAAAGTCCATGGATATCAAAAGCTCCGATTCAAACGACTGGTTGCCAATGTCCCGTAACTGGGGCGCTAACTGGCAGTCTGGAACCTATCTCACCGGGAAAATGCTCTCTTTCAGAGTTACTATCACGGATGGGCAGACGATCGAGTTCAAAAATGTCGTGACGGGTGGATGGAAATTTGGACAGACATTTGCGAGCAAATTGCAGTTCAAGTGA
- the LOC124692136 gene encoding peroxisomal fatty acid beta-oxidation multifunctional protein isoform X2: MAGSIRVTMDVGADGVALITIFNPPVNALHPIIIQGLKEKYAEAMDRDDVKAIVLTGAAGKFCGGFDINVFTIVQETGDVSHLPDVSVELVSNTMEAGKKPSVAAIQGLALGGGLELTMGCHARIATPETQLGLPELTLGVMPGFGGTQRLPRLVGLPKAIEMMLQSKFITAKEGKERGLIDALCSPDELIKVARFWALEIANYRKPWTKSLDRTDKLGSLSEARAVLSMARQQAKKVAGNLPQHQACLDVIEEGVLCGGQAGVLKEANVFKELVLAPTARSLVHVFFAQRSTTKVPGVTDIQLKPRQIRKVAVIGGGLMGSGIATALLVGNISVVLKEVNAQFLQRGQKTIAGNLEGLVKRGSLTKDKMNKAISLLKGALDYEDFKDVDMVIEAVIEKVPLKQSIFADLEKVCPPHCILASNTSTIDLNVVGEKTNAQDRIIGAHFFSPAHIMPLLEIVRTEKTSPQAILDLITVGKIIKKVPVVVGNCTGFAVNRTFFPYTQGAQLLVSLGIDLFRIDRLINSFGMPMGPFQLQDVAGYGVALAVKEIYAAAFGTRNFESGLVDLMAENGRQGKINGKGYYIYEKGAKPKPDPSIQPVIDEYRRRAKTMPGGKPVTLSDQDILEMVFFPVVNEACRVMDENVVIRASDLDIASVLGMGFPKYRGGLIFWADTVGASYICSKLSKWSETYGDFFKPSSYLEERAKSGRALGAPRVAQKDSARSRM, encoded by the exons ATGGCGGGGTCGATCCGCGTCACCATGGACGTCGGCGCCGACGGCGTCGCGCTCATCACCATCTTCAACCCGCCCGTCAATGCGCTCCACCCCATCA TCATCCAGGGGCTCAAGGAGAAGTACGCGGAGGCCATGGATCGCGACGACGTCAAGGCCATCGTGCTCACCG GTGCCGCGGGGAAATTTTGCGGAGGCTTCGACATCAATGTCTTCACCATAGTTCAGGAGACCG gagacgtatcgcatctgcCTGATGTATCCGTTGAGCTCGTGTCAAATACGATGGAAG CGGGCAAAAAGCCTTCCGTCGCTGCCATTCAGGGCCTTGCTCTCGGTGGCGGTCTAGAGCTGACCATG GGTTGTCATGCTCGGATAGCTACCCCTGAAACTCAACTTGGATTGCCAGAGCTAACTCTTGGAGTCATGCCTGGATTTGGAG GAACCCAGCGGCTACCGAGGCTTGTAGGTCTGCCCAAAGCAATAGAAATGATGCTG CAATCGAAGTTCATTACCGCAAAGGAAGGCAAAGAACGTGGTCTTATTGATGCGCTTTGCTCCCCTGACGAGTTGATAAAAGTGGCACGCTTTTGGGCTCTGGAGATTGCAAATTATCGTAAACCTTGGACAAAATCTCTTGACAGAACAGATAAGCTTGGCTCACTGTCTGAAGCTCGCGCCGTGTTAAGTATGGCAAGACAGCAAGCAAAGAAGGTTGCAGGAAACTTGCCACAGCACCAGGCCTGCCTAGATGTTATTGAAGAAGGTGTACTATGTGGAGGCCAAGCTGGTGTACTGAAG GAAGCCAATGTTTTCAAGGAGTTGGTACTAGCACCAACAGCAAGGTCGCTTGTCCATGTATTTTTTGCCCAACGTTCCACCACAAAG GTGCCAGGCGTCACTGATATTCAGCTCAAACCTAGGCAAATAAGAAAAGTTGCTGTTATTGGTGGTGGTCTTATGGGCTCTGGAATTGCAACAGCCCTTCTTGTTGGCAACATATCTGTTGTCCTCAAGGAAGTAAACGCTCAATTTCTGCAAAGGGGGCAAAAAACAATAGCAG GAAATCTTGAAGGCCTTGTTAAAAGAGGCTCATTGACCAAGGATAAGATGAACAAAGCGATATCACTTCTGAAGGGTGCACTGGATTATGAAGATTTCAAGGATGTTGATATGGTTATTGAG GCTGTTATAGAGAAGGTTCCATTGAAGCAGTCCATATTTGCTGACCTCGAGAAAGTGTGCCCACCACATTGCATACTTGCATCGAACACGTCCACCATCGATTTGAATGTTGTCGGCGAGAAGACAAATGCTCAAGATAGAATTATAGGGGCACATTTTTTCAG CCCTGCTCATATTATGCCCTTGCTTGAAATTGTCCGGACGGAGAAGACATCACCACAAGCTATACTTGATCTCATCACAGTTGGGAAAATAATAAAGAAAGTTCCAGTTGTGGTGGGCAACTGCACAGGCTTTGCAGTAAATCGTACATTTTTCCCTTACACACAAGGAGCTCAGCTTCTAGTTAGCCTTGGCATTGATCTTTTCAGAATTGATCGATTGATAAACAGCTTCGGCATGCCAATGGGACCTTTCCA ACTCCAAGACGTCGCTGGATATGGAGTAGCCTTGGCAGTAAAGGAAATCTATGCAGCTGCCTTTGGAACACGGAATTTTGAGTCTGGTCTAGTGGATTTGATGGCAGAGAATGGGCGGCAGG GAAAGATCAATGGAAAAGGTTATTACATTTATGAGAAGGGTGCGAAGCCAAAGCCCGACCCTAGTATTCAACCTGTGATTGACGAGTACCGAAGACGTGCAAAGACAATGCCGGGTGGAAAG CCTGTTACTTTATCGGATCAAGATATATTGGAGATGGTTTTCTTTCCAGTTGTTAATGAGGCATGCAGGGTCATGGATGAAAATGTTGTGATCAGGGCTTCCGATCTTGATATTGCATCTGTCCTTGGGATGGGCTTTCCCAAGTACAG GGGTGGCCTCATCTTCTGGGCTGATACTGTCGGAGCATCATATATATGTTCAAAGCTTAGCAAGTGGTCTGAAACTTATGGTGACTTCTTCAAACCATCTTCTTACTTGGAAGAGCGAGCAAAAAGCGGCAGGGCACTG GGTGCACCACGCGTGGCTCAGAAAGATTCTGCGAGGTCACGCATGTAA
- the LOC124692136 gene encoding peroxisomal fatty acid beta-oxidation multifunctional protein isoform X1 has translation MAGSIRVTMDVGADGVALITIFNPPVNALHPIIIQGLKEKYAEAMDRDDVKAIVLTGAAGKFCGGFDINVFTIVQETGDVSHLPDVSVELVSNTMEGSAFLLFLSLSYFLLFMYDARSCQYRDLGLTVIACLYAAGKKPSVAAIQGLALGGGLELTMGCHARIATPETQLGLPELTLGVMPGFGGTQRLPRLVGLPKAIEMMLQSKFITAKEGKERGLIDALCSPDELIKVARFWALEIANYRKPWTKSLDRTDKLGSLSEARAVLSMARQQAKKVAGNLPQHQACLDVIEEGVLCGGQAGVLKEANVFKELVLAPTARSLVHVFFAQRSTTKVPGVTDIQLKPRQIRKVAVIGGGLMGSGIATALLVGNISVVLKEVNAQFLQRGQKTIAGNLEGLVKRGSLTKDKMNKAISLLKGALDYEDFKDVDMVIEAVIEKVPLKQSIFADLEKVCPPHCILASNTSTIDLNVVGEKTNAQDRIIGAHFFSPAHIMPLLEIVRTEKTSPQAILDLITVGKIIKKVPVVVGNCTGFAVNRTFFPYTQGAQLLVSLGIDLFRIDRLINSFGMPMGPFQLQDVAGYGVALAVKEIYAAAFGTRNFESGLVDLMAENGRQGKINGKGYYIYEKGAKPKPDPSIQPVIDEYRRRAKTMPGGKPVTLSDQDILEMVFFPVVNEACRVMDENVVIRASDLDIASVLGMGFPKYRGGLIFWADTVGASYICSKLSKWSETYGDFFKPSSYLEERAKSGRALGAPRVAQKDSARSRM, from the exons ATGGCGGGGTCGATCCGCGTCACCATGGACGTCGGCGCCGACGGCGTCGCGCTCATCACCATCTTCAACCCGCCCGTCAATGCGCTCCACCCCATCA TCATCCAGGGGCTCAAGGAGAAGTACGCGGAGGCCATGGATCGCGACGACGTCAAGGCCATCGTGCTCACCG GTGCCGCGGGGAAATTTTGCGGAGGCTTCGACATCAATGTCTTCACCATAGTTCAGGAGACCG gagacgtatcgcatctgcCTGATGTATCCGTTGAGCTCGTGTCAAATACGATGGAAGGTTCGGCATTCTTGTTGTTTCTTAGTTTGTCGTACTTTCTCTTATTCATGTATGATGCTCGTTCGTGTCAATACCGAGATCTGGGCCTTACTGTAATTGCCTGTTTGTATGCAGCGGGCAAAAAGCCTTCCGTCGCTGCCATTCAGGGCCTTGCTCTCGGTGGCGGTCTAGAGCTGACCATG GGTTGTCATGCTCGGATAGCTACCCCTGAAACTCAACTTGGATTGCCAGAGCTAACTCTTGGAGTCATGCCTGGATTTGGAG GAACCCAGCGGCTACCGAGGCTTGTAGGTCTGCCCAAAGCAATAGAAATGATGCTG CAATCGAAGTTCATTACCGCAAAGGAAGGCAAAGAACGTGGTCTTATTGATGCGCTTTGCTCCCCTGACGAGTTGATAAAAGTGGCACGCTTTTGGGCTCTGGAGATTGCAAATTATCGTAAACCTTGGACAAAATCTCTTGACAGAACAGATAAGCTTGGCTCACTGTCTGAAGCTCGCGCCGTGTTAAGTATGGCAAGACAGCAAGCAAAGAAGGTTGCAGGAAACTTGCCACAGCACCAGGCCTGCCTAGATGTTATTGAAGAAGGTGTACTATGTGGAGGCCAAGCTGGTGTACTGAAG GAAGCCAATGTTTTCAAGGAGTTGGTACTAGCACCAACAGCAAGGTCGCTTGTCCATGTATTTTTTGCCCAACGTTCCACCACAAAG GTGCCAGGCGTCACTGATATTCAGCTCAAACCTAGGCAAATAAGAAAAGTTGCTGTTATTGGTGGTGGTCTTATGGGCTCTGGAATTGCAACAGCCCTTCTTGTTGGCAACATATCTGTTGTCCTCAAGGAAGTAAACGCTCAATTTCTGCAAAGGGGGCAAAAAACAATAGCAG GAAATCTTGAAGGCCTTGTTAAAAGAGGCTCATTGACCAAGGATAAGATGAACAAAGCGATATCACTTCTGAAGGGTGCACTGGATTATGAAGATTTCAAGGATGTTGATATGGTTATTGAG GCTGTTATAGAGAAGGTTCCATTGAAGCAGTCCATATTTGCTGACCTCGAGAAAGTGTGCCCACCACATTGCATACTTGCATCGAACACGTCCACCATCGATTTGAATGTTGTCGGCGAGAAGACAAATGCTCAAGATAGAATTATAGGGGCACATTTTTTCAG CCCTGCTCATATTATGCCCTTGCTTGAAATTGTCCGGACGGAGAAGACATCACCACAAGCTATACTTGATCTCATCACAGTTGGGAAAATAATAAAGAAAGTTCCAGTTGTGGTGGGCAACTGCACAGGCTTTGCAGTAAATCGTACATTTTTCCCTTACACACAAGGAGCTCAGCTTCTAGTTAGCCTTGGCATTGATCTTTTCAGAATTGATCGATTGATAAACAGCTTCGGCATGCCAATGGGACCTTTCCA ACTCCAAGACGTCGCTGGATATGGAGTAGCCTTGGCAGTAAAGGAAATCTATGCAGCTGCCTTTGGAACACGGAATTTTGAGTCTGGTCTAGTGGATTTGATGGCAGAGAATGGGCGGCAGG GAAAGATCAATGGAAAAGGTTATTACATTTATGAGAAGGGTGCGAAGCCAAAGCCCGACCCTAGTATTCAACCTGTGATTGACGAGTACCGAAGACGTGCAAAGACAATGCCGGGTGGAAAG CCTGTTACTTTATCGGATCAAGATATATTGGAGATGGTTTTCTTTCCAGTTGTTAATGAGGCATGCAGGGTCATGGATGAAAATGTTGTGATCAGGGCTTCCGATCTTGATATTGCATCTGTCCTTGGGATGGGCTTTCCCAAGTACAG GGGTGGCCTCATCTTCTGGGCTGATACTGTCGGAGCATCATATATATGTTCAAAGCTTAGCAAGTGGTCTGAAACTTATGGTGACTTCTTCAAACCATCTTCTTACTTGGAAGAGCGAGCAAAAAGCGGCAGGGCACTG GGTGCACCACGCGTGGCTCAGAAAGATTCTGCGAGGTCACGCATGTAA